From Variovorax sp. J2L1-78, the proteins below share one genomic window:
- a CDS encoding SDR family NAD(P)-dependent oxidoreductase, with protein MNTFSTIVLTGATNGLGRIAASALARPGVRLVLVARNRAKAEATRAALLQEAPGAAVDCILADFANLRSVAQAGARMAAEYPQIDVLINNAGIHAFEQRVTPDGFSEMVSTNYLAPWLLTACLRRSLVAAGASRVVTVGSEASRRADGLDIAHDLTDTRPFSRLGSSVMYGKTKLMAIMFSAELARRLASTAVVANSVDPGFNVTGLGRELPFAATLERVLRALRVGAPERGAAIIARLATSEAFAGVSGGYFSREAQRLEPVQPGGDELEQRRLWIATERWLAPFHRRAPQGA; from the coding sequence GTGAATACGTTCTCGACAATCGTGCTGACAGGGGCGACGAACGGATTGGGCCGGATTGCGGCGTCGGCGTTGGCACGGCCCGGTGTCCGGCTCGTACTCGTCGCGCGCAACAGGGCCAAGGCGGAGGCTACGCGTGCGGCGTTGCTGCAAGAAGCGCCGGGTGCGGCTGTCGACTGCATCCTGGCCGACTTCGCCAATCTTCGGAGCGTTGCGCAAGCCGGCGCTCGCATGGCCGCGGAATACCCGCAGATCGACGTGCTCATCAACAATGCCGGGATCCACGCGTTCGAGCAACGGGTCACGCCAGACGGCTTTTCGGAGATGGTTTCCACGAACTACCTCGCGCCTTGGTTGCTGACCGCCTGCCTCCGGCGCTCGCTCGTCGCGGCGGGGGCATCCCGGGTCGTGACGGTGGGGTCCGAAGCGTCCAGGCGTGCGGACGGGCTCGATATCGCGCACGACCTGACGGATACGCGTCCGTTCTCCCGCCTGGGCTCTTCGGTCATGTACGGCAAGACGAAGTTGATGGCCATCATGTTCAGTGCAGAACTGGCCAGGAGACTGGCGTCCACGGCCGTCGTCGCCAACAGCGTCGACCCCGGATTCAACGTGACTGGGCTGGGCCGGGAGCTTCCCTTCGCCGCGACGCTCGAGCGTGTCCTGCGCGCGCTCCGCGTAGGTGCGCCGGAGCGAGGCGCGGCCATCATTGCTCGCCTGGCCACGTCCGAGGCATTCGCGGGTGTCAGTGGCGGCTATTTTTCACGAGAGGCTCAACGCCTCGAGCCTGTTCAACCCGGCGGTGACGAACTCGAGCAGCGGCGGCTCTGGATAGCGACCGAGCGATGGCTGGCGCCGTTCCACCGAAGGGCTCCGCAGGGCGCTTGA
- a CDS encoding MarR family winged helix-turn-helix transcriptional regulator, with translation MEDAGIPREQALLELGTQLNALLSSARAFTAEAAADFTPAVSGASFQVLQWLHAVGATRSTRVAEALAMDRSALSRLLQPLTQARLVEAYPDPSDGRVTIYALTKDARKKMDRALANKGNRFSERLHGWSSTEISQLAGLLARLNDASGG, from the coding sequence ATGGAAGATGCAGGCATTCCTCGGGAACAGGCGCTTCTGGAACTGGGCACTCAGCTCAATGCACTGCTGTCGTCCGCGCGCGCATTCACCGCCGAGGCGGCAGCCGACTTCACGCCGGCGGTCTCGGGCGCTTCTTTCCAGGTGCTCCAATGGCTCCACGCGGTTGGCGCGACGCGCTCCACGCGGGTCGCGGAAGCGCTTGCCATGGACCGAAGCGCCTTGAGCAGATTGCTCCAGCCCCTGACTCAAGCCCGTCTTGTGGAAGCGTACCCAGACCCCTCGGATGGCCGAGTGACGATCTACGCACTGACGAAGGATGCCCGCAAGAAGATGGACCGGGCCCTGGCGAACAAGGGGAACCGCTTCTCCGAGCGGCTGCACGGATGGTCGAGCACCGAAATTTCGCAACTGGCCGGGCTTCTAGCGCGGCTCAATGATGCAAGCGGCGGCTGA
- a CDS encoding malonate--CoA ligase produces MTSNANLFAALRAAFPADLDAIAVETDDGLLYTWGDLDRASAMIANLFFALDLEEGARIAVQVEKSVEALMLYLATLRAGYVFLPLNTAYRGAEIEYFIGNAEPAVVVCSSANADWVGPIALAAGTRHVFTLNDDRTGTLLDVAVQCSDRHTVAQRGEDDLAAILYTSGTTGRSKGAMLTHRNLLSNAEVLKDYWGWEATGGPEGRGDVLIHALPIFHVHGLFVAIHGALLNGSKMIWMNKFDPKRVVARLPDATVFMGVPTLYVRMLAEPGLTKTACRNMRLFVAGSAPLLIETFHEWQARTGHTILERYGMSETAMLTSNPYKPVQGERRGGTVGFALPGVQLRVRSYEEGREGLDCGTDEIGHIEVDGPNVFAGYWRMPEKTKEEFTADGFFKTGDVGKIDGLGYITIVGRSKDLIISGGYNVYPAEIEGFINEMAGVAESALVGVPHPDFGEVGVAVVTVKTGASVDGEAIVAELKAKLANFKIPKRCFIVPELPRNAMGKVQKALLREQHKGLFTQG; encoded by the coding sequence ATGACCTCGAACGCCAACCTTTTCGCCGCGCTGCGCGCCGCCTTCCCCGCCGACCTCGATGCCATTGCCGTCGAAACCGACGACGGCCTGCTGTACACCTGGGGCGACCTCGACCGCGCCAGCGCGATGATCGCCAACCTCTTCTTCGCACTCGACCTGGAGGAGGGCGCGCGCATCGCCGTGCAGGTCGAAAAATCGGTCGAGGCGCTGATGCTCTACCTCGCGACCCTGCGCGCCGGCTACGTCTTCCTGCCGCTGAACACCGCCTACCGCGGCGCCGAGATCGAGTACTTCATCGGCAACGCCGAGCCGGCGGTGGTGGTGTGCAGCAGTGCCAACGCCGACTGGGTCGGGCCGATCGCGCTGGCGGCGGGCACGCGCCATGTCTTCACCCTGAACGACGACCGCACCGGCACGCTGCTCGACGTCGCCGTGCAGTGCAGCGACCGCCACACCGTGGCGCAGCGCGGCGAGGACGACCTTGCCGCCATCCTCTACACGAGCGGCACCACCGGCCGCAGCAAGGGCGCGATGCTGACGCACCGCAACCTGCTGTCGAACGCGGAGGTGCTCAAGGATTACTGGGGCTGGGAGGCCACCGGAGGGCCCGAGGGCCGGGGGGACGTGCTGATCCACGCACTGCCCATCTTCCACGTGCACGGCCTGTTCGTCGCCATCCACGGCGCGCTGCTCAACGGCAGCAAGATGATCTGGATGAACAAGTTCGACCCGAAGCGCGTGGTCGCACGGCTGCCGGACGCCACGGTGTTCATGGGCGTGCCCACGCTCTACGTGCGCATGCTGGCCGAGCCCGGCCTGACGAAGACGGCGTGCCGGAACATGCGCCTGTTCGTCGCCGGCTCGGCGCCGCTGCTGATCGAGACCTTCCATGAATGGCAGGCGCGCACCGGCCACACCATCCTCGAGCGCTACGGCATGAGCGAGACCGCCATGCTCACCTCGAACCCCTACAAGCCGGTGCAGGGCGAGCGGCGCGGTGGCACGGTCGGTTTTGCGCTGCCGGGCGTGCAGCTGCGGGTGCGTTCGTACGAGGAGGGCCGTGAAGGGCTCGATTGCGGAACGGACGAGATCGGGCACATCGAGGTCGACGGCCCCAACGTCTTCGCCGGCTACTGGCGCATGCCCGAGAAGACGAAGGAGGAGTTCACCGCCGACGGCTTCTTCAAGACCGGCGATGTCGGCAAGATTGACGGGCTGGGCTACATCACCATCGTCGGCCGCAGCAAGGACCTGATCATCAGCGGGGGCTACAACGTCTACCCGGCCGAGATCGAGGGCTTCATCAACGAGATGGCCGGCGTGGCCGAAAGCGCGCTGGTCGGCGTGCCGCACCCGGACTTCGGCGAGGTCGGCGTGGCGGTGGTCACGGTCAAGACGGGCGCGAGCGTCGACGGCGAGGCGATCGTGGCCGAGCTCAAGGCCAAGCTGGCCAATTTCAAGATCCCGAAGCGCTGCTTCATCGTGCCCGAACTGCCGCGCAACGCGATGGGCAAGGTGCAGAAGGCACTGCTGCGCGAGCAGCACAAGGGACTGTTCACGCAGGGCTGA
- a CDS encoding enoyl-CoA hydratase/isomerase family protein, with amino-acid sequence MAGEIRIERDGAIAVVTLAHAGRLNAMSRAMWRALRTAFLDFEVEAGLRCIVVRGEGGAFCAGGDISEYPSFRFDPVRLRSFHEDEVGAALQAMRDGSVPVVAQIEGACMGAGLEIASCCDIRLAGASARFGAPIAKLGFPMAPREAAVVHRAVGDVLARDMLLAAGVHDAQRLLDTGFLLRVVSDDAVADEAIAYARRIAALAPEAARANKRVLAALTSQAMAGVAGLLPAAYDYADSPEHREGIAAFLAKRPPHF; translated from the coding sequence ATGGCCGGTGAGATCAGGATCGAACGCGACGGCGCCATCGCCGTCGTCACACTGGCGCATGCGGGGCGCTTGAACGCCATGTCGCGCGCGATGTGGCGCGCGCTGCGCACCGCTTTCTTGGATTTCGAGGTCGAGGCCGGATTACGCTGCATCGTCGTGCGCGGGGAGGGCGGTGCCTTCTGCGCGGGCGGCGACATCTCCGAGTACCCGTCCTTTCGTTTCGATCCGGTGCGACTGCGCAGCTTCCATGAAGACGAGGTCGGCGCTGCGCTGCAGGCGATGCGCGATGGCAGCGTGCCCGTGGTCGCGCAGATCGAGGGCGCCTGCATGGGCGCGGGCCTCGAGATCGCCAGTTGCTGCGACATCCGCCTGGCCGGTGCCTCCGCCCGGTTCGGCGCGCCGATCGCCAAGCTCGGCTTCCCGATGGCGCCGCGTGAGGCCGCCGTGGTGCACCGCGCCGTGGGCGACGTGCTTGCGCGCGACATGCTGCTGGCCGCCGGCGTGCACGACGCGCAGCGGCTGCTCGACACGGGCTTCCTGCTGCGCGTGGTGTCCGACGATGCGGTGGCCGACGAAGCCATCGCCTATGCCCGCCGCATCGCCGCGCTCGCCCCCGAGGCCGCGCGCGCCAACAAGCGCGTGCTGGCCGCACTCACGTCCCAGGCCATGGCGGGCGTCGCGGGCCTGCTGCCCGCCGCCTACGACTACGCCGACTCTCCCGAACACCGGGAAGGCATCGCCGCCTTCCTGGCCAAACGACCGCCTCATTTCTGA
- a CDS encoding Bug family tripartite tricarboxylate transporter substrate binding protein, which translates to MIQSFQRRDMLRLAAAAAAVLGGGARAQSGWPSKPVTMIVPFPAGGGTDAFARPLSAQFSKTTGQTLVIDNRGGAGGTLGASIASKMQPDGYGLFMGAVHHAIAPAVYPKLDYDIQKDFVPLMLLANAPQVVVVNPKRVTQPTIQEFIAYAKRNPAKMNYGSAGAGTSHHLAGELFKQQTGTFITHIPYRGAGPMLQDLISGNVDVCFDGLGSSSQHIKGGRIKALMMAGAKRNPAFPDVPCAAEVGLPDYTVTTWYGLWAPKGTPADVQAKIIEEMKKALASDELKTIWAANGSEIPNVTTTAYANFVDAEVKRWATVVKASGAKLE; encoded by the coding sequence ATGATTCAGAGCTTCCAGCGGCGCGACATGCTGCGCCTGGCCGCTGCCGCGGCTGCCGTCCTCGGCGGCGGCGCGCGCGCGCAGTCCGGCTGGCCGTCCAAGCCCGTCACCATGATCGTGCCGTTCCCGGCCGGCGGCGGCACCGACGCCTTCGCGCGGCCGCTGTCGGCCCAGTTCTCGAAGACGACCGGCCAGACGCTGGTGATCGACAACCGGGGCGGCGCCGGCGGCACGCTGGGTGCGAGCATCGCGTCGAAGATGCAGCCCGACGGCTACGGCCTGTTCATGGGGGCGGTGCACCACGCCATTGCCCCGGCGGTGTACCCCAAGCTCGACTACGACATCCAGAAGGACTTCGTGCCGCTGATGCTGCTGGCCAATGCGCCGCAGGTGGTGGTGGTCAACCCGAAGCGGGTGACGCAGCCGACCATCCAGGAATTCATCGCCTACGCCAAGCGCAACCCGGCGAAGATGAACTACGGCTCGGCAGGCGCAGGCACCTCGCACCACCTGGCGGGCGAGCTGTTCAAGCAGCAGACGGGCACCTTCATCACGCACATCCCGTACCGCGGCGCCGGCCCGATGCTGCAGGACCTGATCTCCGGCAACGTCGATGTGTGCTTCGACGGGCTGGGCTCGTCGTCGCAGCACATCAAGGGCGGCCGCATCAAGGCGTTGATGATGGCCGGCGCCAAGCGCAACCCGGCCTTCCCCGACGTGCCCTGCGCGGCCGAGGTCGGCTTGCCCGACTACACCGTGACCACCTGGTACGGCCTGTGGGCGCCCAAGGGCACGCCGGCCGACGTGCAGGCGAAGATCATCGAGGAGATGAAGAAGGCCCTGGCCTCCGACGAGCTCAAGACCATCTGGGCGGCCAACGGGTCGGAGATTCCCAACGTCACGACGACCGCCTATGCGAATTTCGTCGATGCCGAAGTCAAGCGCTGGGCGACGGTCGTGAAGGCCTCGGGCGCCAAGCTGGAGTGA
- a CDS encoding malonyl-CoA decarboxylase translates to MNASTWISRSVSRLRAPAAAKTAEAAVDTAAKKKEKAKPELPPRSLSERLDATLRRHGEAMAPRALRRALTDLQAVVDARVSEVEAGRRACEVMRWYAELDAAERRDVWLLISERFAPDGKKLSSARARHEAAVGTADEGQAEVHLRRALVSPRARLLQRFTIDPEGMRFLLDLRAELLPQVKGERRFVPLDAELEHLFSTWFDVAFLDLRRISWDSPASLIEKLIQYEAVHDIKSWADVKNRLDSDRRCYGFFHPRLPDVPLIFVEVALVDHISDGIVPLLDEAAALASADKATTAIFYSISNTQTGLRGVSFGDSLIKRVVETLQAEFPKLKVFATLSPIPGFRQWLGKHAAEMLLRLDDKRAAELGRALGSLPPTPDRLLAAADEALALEPKSPVRQTLMQCAAEYLGRATIEGKPVDPVARFHLGNGARVERLNWAGDPSPKGLKQSYGLMVNYLYDLKRLDKHRALLAQGKVAVSGDVDGLFLKG, encoded by the coding sequence ATGAACGCTTCCACCTGGATCTCGCGCAGCGTGTCGCGCCTGCGCGCCCCGGCCGCCGCCAAAACCGCCGAGGCGGCCGTCGATACGGCAGCCAAGAAGAAAGAGAAAGCCAAGCCCGAGTTGCCGCCGCGTTCCCTGAGCGAACGGCTCGACGCCACCCTGCGCCGCCACGGCGAGGCGATGGCGCCGCGTGCCTTGCGTCGTGCGCTGACCGACCTGCAGGCGGTGGTCGACGCCCGCGTCAGCGAGGTCGAGGCCGGCCGCCGTGCCTGCGAAGTCATGCGCTGGTACGCCGAGCTCGACGCGGCCGAGCGGCGCGACGTGTGGTTGCTCATCAGCGAGCGTTTCGCACCCGACGGCAAGAAGCTCAGCAGTGCGCGGGCGCGGCACGAGGCCGCCGTCGGCACCGCCGACGAAGGGCAGGCCGAGGTGCACCTGCGCCGCGCGCTCGTGTCGCCGCGGGCGCGGCTGCTGCAGCGCTTCACCATCGACCCCGAGGGCATGCGCTTCCTGCTCGACCTGCGGGCGGAACTGTTGCCGCAGGTCAAGGGCGAGCGCCGCTTCGTGCCGCTCGACGCCGAGCTGGAACACCTGTTCTCGACCTGGTTCGACGTGGCCTTCCTCGACCTGCGCCGCATCAGCTGGGATTCGCCGGCCTCGCTGATCGAGAAGCTGATCCAGTACGAGGCGGTGCACGACATCAAGAGCTGGGCCGACGTGAAGAACCGGCTCGACAGCGATCGGCGCTGCTACGGCTTCTTCCACCCGCGCCTGCCCGACGTGCCGCTGATCTTCGTGGAGGTCGCGCTGGTCGACCACATCAGCGACGGCATCGTGCCGCTGCTCGACGAGGCCGCGGCACTGGCCTCTGCCGACAAGGCGACCACCGCCATCTTCTACTCGATCAGCAACACGCAGACGGGGCTGCGCGGCGTGAGCTTCGGCGATTCGCTGATCAAGCGCGTGGTCGAGACGCTGCAGGCCGAGTTCCCGAAGCTCAAGGTCTTCGCCACGCTGTCGCCGATCCCGGGCTTCCGGCAGTGGCTCGGCAAGCATGCGGCCGAGATGCTGCTGCGCCTGGACGACAAGCGCGCGGCCGAACTGGGCCGCGCGCTCGGCTCGCTGCCGCCCACGCCGGACCGCCTGCTGGCCGCGGCCGACGAGGCGCTCGCGCTCGAGCCCAAATCGCCGGTGCGGCAGACGCTGATGCAGTGCGCCGCCGAGTACCTGGGCCGTGCCACCATCGAGGGCAAGCCGGTCGATCCGGTGGCGCGCTTCCACCTGGGCAACGGGGCCCGCGTCGAACGGCTGAACTGGGCCGGCGACCCCTCGCCGAAAGGGTTGAAGCAGTCCTACGGACTCATGGTCAACTACCTCTACGATCTCAAGCGCCTGGACAAGCACCGCGCACTGCTCGCACAGGGCAAGGTGGCGGTGTCGGGCGACGTCGACGGCCTGTTCCTCAAGGGCTGA
- a CDS encoding GntR family transcriptional regulator gives MRLVPNSLHDQVAATLREEIFAGSLTPGSFLDETALCERLEISRTPLREALKVLTAEGLLRHEPRRGCFVAEVTQRDLDEIFPVIALLEGRCAWEAARNASDADIEALATLHAQLEAHAKAQRINAYYATNFTIHEAIITLADNRWLAQTIGDLRKILKLARLQQLKAPGRLEQSLAEHLAVFAALKAHDSDGAEAAMRTHLHRQREALRAVALQQKSRLVS, from the coding sequence ATGCGCCTCGTCCCGAATTCGCTGCACGACCAGGTGGCCGCCACCTTGCGGGAAGAGATCTTCGCGGGGTCGCTCACGCCCGGCAGTTTCCTCGACGAGACGGCGCTGTGCGAGCGGCTCGAGATCTCCCGCACGCCGCTGCGTGAGGCGCTCAAGGTGCTCACGGCCGAAGGGCTGCTGCGCCACGAGCCGCGCCGGGGGTGTTTCGTGGCCGAGGTCACGCAGCGCGATCTGGACGAGATCTTTCCCGTCATCGCGCTGCTCGAAGGGCGTTGCGCCTGGGAAGCCGCCCGCAACGCGAGCGACGCCGACATCGAGGCGCTCGCCACGCTGCATGCGCAGCTCGAGGCGCATGCCAAGGCGCAGCGCATCAACGCCTACTACGCGACCAACTTCACCATCCACGAGGCGATCATCACGCTGGCCGACAACCGCTGGCTTGCGCAGACGATTGGCGACCTGCGCAAGATCCTGAAGCTCGCGCGCCTGCAGCAATTGAAGGCGCCCGGACGGCTGGAGCAAAGCCTGGCCGAGCACCTGGCCGTGTTCGCCGCGCTGAAAGCGCACGACAGCGACGGCGCCGAAGCCGCCATGCGCACCCACCTCCATCGCCAGCGCGAAGCCTTGCGCGCCGTGGCGCTTCAACAGAAATCGAGGCTCGTTTCATGA
- a CDS encoding LysR family transcriptional regulator, with amino-acid sequence MQHLRYLDYVDAVARCGSIRSAAEALHVAASAVNRRIKELERELDTPIFERLPSGVRLTAAGELFVGYARRRAADLDHVRSEIESLRGLRRGDVSMAVSQALAPAFLPRTLVDFQAEHPGVSFAVKVLDRERAVQALLDFEVDLALVFNPPPGRGVRILAQARQRTCAVVAADHPLAGHASVRLKDCLKYPVALPDGSLSGRGVIDDLLENASEQPLAALVCNSFEMMRSFACQSGGVSFQIALGAAGDPRLRAVPIEERSLPASRLVLMTLRDRVLPVASARFAEHLRGELVAMHQA; translated from the coding sequence ATGCAGCATCTCCGCTACCTCGACTACGTGGACGCCGTGGCGCGCTGCGGGTCCATCCGCAGTGCGGCAGAAGCGCTCCACGTGGCCGCCTCCGCGGTCAACCGGCGCATCAAGGAACTCGAACGCGAACTGGACACGCCGATCTTCGAGCGCCTGCCCAGCGGGGTGCGCCTGACGGCGGCCGGGGAACTGTTCGTGGGCTATGCGCGCCGGCGGGCCGCCGACCTGGACCACGTGCGTTCCGAGATCGAGTCGCTGCGGGGACTGCGGCGCGGCGACGTGTCGATGGCCGTCAGCCAGGCGCTCGCGCCCGCCTTTCTGCCCCGCACCCTGGTCGACTTCCAGGCGGAACATCCGGGCGTCAGCTTTGCCGTCAAGGTGCTCGACCGCGAACGCGCCGTGCAGGCGCTGCTCGACTTCGAGGTCGATTTGGCGCTGGTGTTCAACCCGCCGCCCGGCCGCGGCGTGCGCATCCTCGCGCAGGCGCGGCAGCGCACCTGTGCGGTGGTCGCGGCCGACCATCCGCTGGCCGGCCACGCCAGCGTACGGCTCAAGGACTGCCTGAAGTACCCCGTCGCGCTGCCCGACGGGAGCCTGTCGGGGCGTGGGGTGATCGACGACCTGCTGGAAAACGCGTCGGAACAGCCCCTCGCGGCGCTGGTCTGCAACTCCTTCGAGATGATGCGCAGCTTCGCCTGTCAGTCCGGCGGCGTCAGTTTCCAAATCGCGCTGGGCGCCGCCGGCGACCCGCGCCTGCGCGCGGTCCCGATCGAGGAGCGCAGCCTGCCGGCCAGCCGGCTGGTGCTGATGACGCTGCGTGACCGGGTGCTGCCCGTGGCATCGGCGCGTTTCGCCGAACACCTGCGCGGCGAGCTCGTCGCCATGCACCAAGCCTGA
- a CDS encoding BMP family protein: MSPTAAIRPFARAARAATLLLLAVASLAALPNASAQGKVALLLPGSINDQSWNASGYAAIAKMKAAGTETAFSENVQPADHIETMKDYARRGFNPVIGHSGRFLSAAQRIGPEFEKTTFVVGSGGAGAGKNVTSVDYDNAQVGYLMGVLAARMSKTGKIGSVNGLEGLPNVVQQVGGFRQGVKSVKPTAEVRVIYIKDMEDAAMAKEAALALIAGGADFVFGKLNAAQSGIIQAAKEKNVFTSGRSFGNVEAAPHNVLTAIIEKWDDMYVAAAAEARAGTLKPTLITYGYEAKSPGAELMYSKDAAYGPAVPKEVIAEIDGLKKQFASGALKVNVVKEDARGGL; this comes from the coding sequence ATGTCCCCCACCGCTGCCATCCGCCCTTTCGCACGCGCCGCACGCGCCGCCACCCTGCTGCTTCTGGCCGTGGCGAGCCTCGCCGCCCTGCCGAACGCCTCGGCGCAGGGCAAGGTCGCCCTGCTCCTGCCCGGCTCGATCAACGACCAGAGCTGGAACGCCAGCGGCTATGCCGCGATCGCCAAGATGAAGGCGGCGGGCACCGAGACCGCCTTCTCCGAGAACGTGCAGCCGGCCGACCACATCGAGACGATGAAGGACTACGCACGCCGCGGCTTCAACCCCGTCATCGGCCATTCGGGTCGCTTTCTCTCGGCCGCACAGCGCATCGGCCCCGAGTTCGAGAAGACCACCTTCGTCGTGGGCTCGGGCGGCGCCGGTGCGGGCAAGAACGTGACCTCGGTCGACTACGACAACGCCCAGGTCGGCTACCTCATGGGCGTGCTGGCCGCGCGCATGTCCAAGACCGGCAAGATCGGCTCGGTCAACGGCCTCGAAGGCCTGCCGAACGTGGTGCAACAGGTGGGCGGCTTCCGCCAGGGCGTGAAAAGCGTCAAGCCCACCGCCGAGGTGCGCGTGATCTACATCAAGGACATGGAAGACGCGGCCATGGCCAAGGAGGCCGCGCTGGCGCTCATCGCAGGCGGTGCCGACTTCGTCTTCGGCAAGCTCAACGCGGCCCAGAGCGGGATCATCCAGGCGGCCAAGGAGAAGAACGTGTTCACCAGCGGCCGCTCGTTCGGCAACGTGGAAGCCGCGCCACACAACGTGCTGACCGCCATCATCGAGAAGTGGGACGACATGTACGTGGCGGCCGCTGCCGAGGCGCGTGCCGGCACGCTCAAGCCCACCCTGATCACCTACGGCTACGAGGCCAAGAGCCCGGGTGCCGAGCTGATGTACAGCAAGGACGCGGCCTATGGCCCGGCCGTGCCGAAGGAGGTCATCGCCGAGATCGACGGCCTGAAGAAGCAGTTCGCCAGCGGGGCCCTGAAGGTCAACGTCGTCAAGGAAGACGCACGCGGCGGCCTGTGA
- a CDS encoding ABC transporter ATP-binding protein, with product MSGALLEMRGISKSYGTVRANRSVDLTVMPAQIVGLLGENGSGKSTLMKVLFGMVRPDEGGIVYDGRELDTGRPKAALQAGIAMIHQHFTLVEAMTVAENLMLGWSGAAGPWLDRRGVAAQVRDAAARYGLEIDPDARVEQLALGEKQRVEILKAILRGAHLLILDEPTSILSPPEIARLLDFLRRFRTEGHAVIFITHKLGEVLAVADQVVVLRDGQVAGAAAVAGATRASLARLMVGRETSAVAAAPPAAATAAGRLRLQVRALAARDASGVERLKDASFDLRAGEILALAGIDGNGQGELADALAGLARPTRGRILMDEVDITRGDAAQRLAAGIAYIPADRAGTSLVQGMSIEENLMLRDVGRAPYSRLGRIQRGAARRLSIERMRDFDVRAASPDAPARTLSGGNQQKVALARELGRQPEVVIAFQPTWGLDPGATQFVIDRLRRLRDQGTAVLYISSELEEVLAVGDRVGVLSEGRVVDLVPRAEADIERIGLAMAGALQAVSP from the coding sequence GTGAGCGGCGCGCTGCTGGAGATGCGCGGCATCTCCAAGTCGTACGGCACGGTGCGGGCCAATCGCAGCGTCGACCTGACGGTGATGCCCGCGCAGATCGTGGGCCTGCTGGGCGAGAACGGCTCGGGCAAGAGCACGCTGATGAAGGTGCTCTTCGGCATGGTGCGACCCGACGAGGGCGGCATCGTCTACGACGGCCGCGAACTCGACACCGGCCGCCCGAAGGCCGCGCTGCAGGCGGGCATCGCCATGATCCACCAGCACTTCACGCTGGTGGAGGCCATGACGGTGGCCGAGAACCTGATGCTCGGCTGGAGCGGCGCCGCCGGCCCCTGGCTCGACCGCCGCGGCGTGGCGGCACAGGTGCGCGACGCGGCGGCGCGCTACGGGCTGGAGATCGACCCCGACGCGCGGGTCGAGCAGCTCGCGCTCGGCGAGAAGCAGCGGGTCGAGATCCTCAAGGCCATCCTGCGCGGCGCGCACCTGCTGATCCTCGACGAGCCCACGTCCATCCTGTCGCCACCGGAGATCGCGCGGCTGCTCGACTTCCTGCGGCGCTTCCGCACCGAGGGCCATGCGGTGATCTTCATCACCCACAAGCTCGGCGAGGTGCTGGCGGTGGCGGACCAGGTGGTGGTGCTGCGCGATGGCCAGGTGGCCGGCGCCGCCGCGGTGGCCGGCGCCACGCGGGCGTCGCTGGCGCGGCTGATGGTCGGCCGCGAGACATCCGCCGTGGCCGCCGCACCGCCGGCCGCAGCGACCGCGGCCGGCCGCCTGCGCCTGCAAGTGCGCGCGCTGGCGGCGCGCGATGCGAGCGGCGTCGAACGCCTGAAAGACGCCAGCTTCGACCTGCGAGCCGGCGAGATCCTCGCGCTGGCCGGCATCGACGGCAACGGCCAGGGTGAACTGGCCGACGCGCTCGCCGGCCTCGCGCGGCCGACGCGCGGTCGGATCCTGATGGACGAGGTCGACATCACGCGTGGCGACGCGGCGCAGCGCCTGGCCGCCGGCATCGCCTACATCCCGGCCGACCGCGCCGGCACCAGCCTGGTCCAGGGCATGTCGATCGAGGAGAACCTGATGCTGCGCGACGTGGGCCGGGCGCCCTACTCGCGCCTGGGCCGCATCCAGCGCGGCGCGGCGCGGCGGCTCTCGATCGAACGCATGCGCGACTTCGACGTGCGCGCCGCTTCGCCCGACGCCCCCGCGCGAACGCTGTCCGGCGGCAACCAGCAGAAGGTGGCGCTGGCGCGGGAACTGGGTCGGCAGCCCGAGGTCGTCATCGCCTTCCAGCCGACCTGGGGGCTCGATCCCGGCGCCACCCAGTTCGTGATCGACCGCCTGCGCCGCCTGCGCGACCAGGGCACGGCGGTGCTCTACATCTCGTCGGAGCTCGAGGAAGTGCTGGCCGTCGGCGACCGCGTCGGCGTGCTGTCGGAAGGCCGCGTCGTCGACCTGGTGCCGCGTGCCGAAGCCGATATCGAACGCATCGGCTTGGCCATGGCCGGGGCGCTGCAGGCGGTGAGTCCATGA